A window of Punica granatum isolate Tunisia-2019 chromosome 8, ASM765513v2, whole genome shotgun sequence genomic DNA:
GGAGGCTTCCCGACCCTCGATTATGGAAATCCCTATTGCGATTTCCGAAATTAGGATTTCAGAAATCCCGACTAAGATTCTCGAAATCGAGGATGAGGGAGCCCCAGCTAGCCACCCCATCCCTCGATCGACGTCTCCAGGGGGTTTCGCCCGGGGGTTCAACGACCCCGATTGCAAGAATCCCCATCGTAGAGAAGGAAGGTGGCGGTAGCATAAGCAATATCGGCTCTGATGGAAGAACGGTAGAGCAAAACGGTGTAAGGTCGGCAGGAGAAATGACATGAATGACAGGTTCATAAAGATTACAAGATGTAATATTGggcttatatataattttacatGGGCTCGGGCTAATTTGGGTGTACGTATGCATAGTTAGCATTGAAGCTCGATTAAGTATTTGAGCCACTCGAATCGGACACTAGCTGGGCAATAACAGAAAGAGCAACGGCAAATCTCGGGAGAGGTTCCCGAGAACGAGATGATAGAGAAGGAAAGCGATGGTGGCGAAAGCAATATATGCTCCGATGGAAGAACGGCGGAGCAGAACGGTGTAAGGTCGGCGGGAGAAATAAAAGGAATAACGGGTTCAGAAAGATTACAATATGTAATATTGGacctatatataattttatatgggCCCGGATTGATTTGGGTGTATGTATACATAGTTAGCATTAAAGCTCGATTAAGTATTCGAGCCACTCGAATCGGACACTGGCAAGCTCGAGCTCGATCGAGAAGATTGTACTGCATTCAGCTTTCACTGAGTCGAATGGGGTCGGCTACACGACTATTCTAATCTATTGTCCTCTTGCTTAAGAATATGATAATTATTCCATACTAATATGATGGTCATGTTTTAAGAGTTTATATTGAGACATGTCAATTGTCATCCTAAACAATGTACACGCCAGAGTTCCCCGAAAGTTTCAAATTACgccaataaaaattcaaaccgATGATGCCGTGCACGCGGCTGTCATTAAGGAACAACATCATTAAGGTACTACATAAattcttcgatatttgttaACGTTATGCCGCAGCATCGTATGTTTGCTGGATTACATCATAAACCCCGAAAACAGAGCAAATTACATTAACATTCACAGTTCTAAACCGACCTGAGCAGACATATCGGCTAGCTCTAGCGAAAAACGAACACCACAGCGACAGGAGACAAGTAGGTTAGCACTTGAAAGgatcaagtttcgtgtgtacGTGATCGTAATGGCAAGTTCTTTCGACTTCCTAGAACACTGGGATTTTCCGTGGAAGCCATTGCTATCCTCACATCTAACGGTCGATATTAGTTGTATTTTCATGGGACGCGTTGCCGGGAGGAATATTTATGAGGGTCCGGGAGAGGGCGCCGCCTCGCCTTCACGGAGGGCTCGGAAGACCCGGGAGCTCTTTTCGAAGATCCTGGCCCTCCTGTTATAGTCATGGGGCTCTTTCCCTTCATCTTCCCCCATGATCGCTTCCCTCTCTAAGCACTCCAGCAGCTCCACCACCCCCTGGCCACCGCACTTCTCCACCCACCTCCCCATCTCCTCCCCCTCCACCACCAGCTCCCTCTCCACCCCCACGACCGAGCCCCCGCTTGGGGCCACGCACCTGGCAGCCACTACTGCCTTTGGCCGCCCCCTGAGCTTTACCAAGGACGGACTCGGAGCCTGAACCAAGTTCTTGATCTTGCTCGGGGCAGCCGGGGCACCCGAGATTGGGAGACGGGTATTCAAGAAAGAGGCAGCTTCCATTGATGGCAACGTTGTtgggtcttcttcttcttgataACGCAGAGCTCTATCGGAGGCTGCGGCTGTCgccttttattttatataagacGGTCGTGGCCGGGAAATGTGGCCGACTTCCACTGCCACGTGGCGAGAACATACGCCATATGTCAGGCTGTCAAGAGACTGAATGAACAGCCAAGATTTGATCAGCAGAGAGGCACACAATTCAAAGGTTTATAATTTGTCTGGAACTCTGTTTTTGTTTTCATGCGAGGAAGAGGAACGAGGAGAAGAATTGTGTGTCACGCAAAGGGAAAAAATGTGATGGCGAGGTGAAGACTCAGTTTCGCAATTGGATTGGTGGTCTGAAATGTCTTGGATGGGGACAGGTGCCTCAGCTGATATTACAACATACATACAGGTCTTTTGAAATTATCCGAGAATGTTCGAAGTGACGTAAGAGCTTATGTAAGCCAAGCACCGGCCGAAGGGAACTTATAGCGATGA
This region includes:
- the LOC116189523 gene encoding uncharacterized protein LOC116189523 — encoded protein: MEAASFLNTRLPISGAPAAPSKIKNLVQAPSPSLVKLRGRPKAVVAARCVAPSGGSVVGVERELVVEGEEMGRWVEKCGGQGVVELLECLEREAIMGEDEGKEPHDYNRRARIFEKSSRVFRALREGEAAPSPGPS